The Blastomonas sp. SL216 DNA window CAGGGCTTCTTCGACTACACCGTCTTCCCGGCGGGCGTGGGCGAGTATGACATGGCCGCACAGGTCATCACCCAGATCAAGGCAGTGGGCATCACCGTCATCTGGTCGGGTCTGGTCTCCGCCGTGCTCTTCTACGCGCTCAAGTTCACCATTGGTCTGCGTCCCTCCGAAGAGGTCGAGCAGGCTGGGCTCGACATCTCCGAACATGGAGAGCGCGCCTATAACTACTGAGTTCACGAGTTTGGTCTGCGGCGGAAGGCTAGCACCGCCGCAGACCTCCAGAGGTTCCTCCTGCGAACTGACAACTCAAGGCCGGGATGGCGACATCCCGGCCATTTTTTTGCGTTCACGCCCGGCGCTTGTCGAAGCCCGGCAGCGGCCTATCGGTTTCAGATCGAAACTGTATTGACAAAACTGTCAGTAAGGTGAGACTTTCTCTCCATAGACCGCCCCAGGCGGCACCCCAGTGGGACATCGCAACCCCCGGATACGGATCGCACGCACCCAGTCCCGGATTGCACGCAAGGAGAGAGCCATGGCCACCGTTTTGAAAGATACCGGCGCCGACATGAACTACGACATGAGCGATTCGAGCTGGTATGTCGAAGATCGCTGGCAGGAGCCGTTCCGCCAGATGCGATCGCGCGATCCCATCCACTGGACCGAGAACGGCGCGTTCGGCAGCTTCTGGAACGTGACCAGCCACAAGGCGATCCAGCATGTCGAGGCGCTGCCCGAGATCTTCTCCTCCTCCTATGAATTCGGCGGCATCACGCTGGCCGACCGGGTCGATGACGGCACCGAGCTGGTGATGCCGATGTTCATCGCGATGGACCGGCCCAAGCATACCGGCCAGCGCCGCACCGTTGCGCCCGCGTTCACGCCGACCGAAATGAAGCGCATGTCGGACGACATCCGTCGCCGCACCGCAGAGATTCTCGATGGCCTGCCCTGGGACCAGCCGTTCGACTGGGTCGACAAGGTCTCGATCGAGCTCACCACCCAGATGCTCGCCATCCTGTTCGACTTCCCGTGGGAAGATCGCCGCAAGCTCACCGAATGGTCCGACTGGGCGGGCGATATCGAGCTCGTGCACAGCGAGGAGCTGCGTCAGGAGCGCCTGAAGCACCTGTATGAGATGGGTGCCTATTTCAAGAAGCTGTGGGATGCGAAAATCAACGCCGAGCCCACGCCCGACCTCATCTCGATGATGATCCATTCCGACGCGATGGGCGAGATGGACGAGTTCGAGTTCATGGGAAACCTCATCCTGCTGATCGTCGGCGGCAATGACACCACCCGCAACTCGATGTCGGGCCTGGCCTATGGCCTGCACCAGTTCCCCGACCAGCGCGAGAAGCTGGAGCAGAACCCTGCGCTGATCCCCAATGCGGTGCAGGAAATCATCCGCTGGCAGACGCCGCTCGCGCATATGCGCCGCACTGCGCTCGCCGATTACGACCTGTTCGGCAAGCCGATCAAGAAGGGCGACAAGATCGCGCTCTGGTATATTTCGGGCAACCGCGACGAGAGCGTGTTCGAGGATGCCGACAAGATCATCGTCGACCGCGAAAATGCGCGCCGTCACCTGGCCTTTGGCTATGGCATCCACCGCTGCGTCGGCGCGCGGCTGGCCGAACTGCAAATTTCGATCCTGCTCGAGGAAATGGCCAAGCGCCGCATGCGCGTGAATGTGCTGGAAGAGCCGGTGCGCGTGCGCGCCTGCTTCGTCCATGGCTATCGTTCGATGCAGGTGAGCTTGAGCAAATATTGAAGCTGCGTTGGCAGCGCCTGCGTAACTGTGGCATCGTGCCCGGCGAACCGGCCGGGACGATGACACGGGAAGTGACGATGCAAAGACGCGATTTTCTGCAGGCCGGGCTGTTTGGTGCAGCGGGCCTTGGCGTTCTGGGGATGGCAGGCTTTTCGTTCGGCGGCGCAAGCGCGCGGCCCAAGGGCAAGTTCGAGATCACCAAGAGCGATGCCGAGTGGAAGAAGCAGCTGAGCGCCGACCAATATTATGTGTTGCGCCAGGAAGGGACCGAGCGCCCCTATACCAGCCCGCTGAACAAGGAAAAGCGCGCCGGCACCTTCATCTGCGCAGGCTGCCAGCTGCCTTTGTTCTCATCGAAGACGAAATTCGAAAGCGGCACCGGCTGGCCCAGCTTCTATGCGCCGCTGCCCAAGGCGGTCGGCACCAGCACCGACACGCTGCTCGGCTATCCGCGCACCGAAGTGCATTGCAGGCGGTGCGGCGGGCATCTGGGCCATGTGTTCGAGGACGGCCCCAAGCCCACGGGCCTGCGCTATTGCATGAACGGCGACGCGATGCTGTTCCGGGCGGGTGCGGCATGAATTCATTATGCTCTCTCCCCTTCAGGGGAGAGACGCGGAGCCTTATCAGCTTGCTGATTAGGCGAAGCTGAGAGGGGCACAGCGCATCGCAGGCCCCTCTCCCAACCCTCTCCCCTCAAGGGGAGAGGGCTTCATGGGACTTAACCCACCCGCTTGACGCTGTCCTTGTGCGCGCCGACGCCGCCGACACGCGAGCCGCCACCGCCGCCGCCGGGACGGCCGCCGCCACCCGAGCGGCCACCGCCGCCACCGGGACGTCCACCGCCGCCCGAGCGACGACGATCGCCGTCGCGCTTGGGCCCGTAATTGCGTCCGCCCGAACCGCCACGTTCACCACCGCGACCCTGGGCGGGGCGCTCGGGTGCCTTGGCCGGGGGCGGCAACTGGGCTGCGGCCTCGGTAAAGCCCTTGGGCAGCGGCATCGGAACCGGCTTGACCTTGGTCAGCTTCTCGATGTCCTTGAGCAGCGGCCGCTCGTCATTGCTGACGAACGCGATGGCAATGCCATCCGCGCCGTTGCGCGCGGTGCGGCCGATGCGGTGCACATACTGCTCGGGCACGTTCGGCAGGTCATAGTTGAACACATGGCTGACGCCATTGATGTCGATACCGCGCGCGGCGATGTCGGTCGCGATCAGCACCTTGATCTCGCCATCCTTGAACGCGGCGAGCGCAGCGGTGCGCTGCGACTGGCTCTTGTTGCCATGGATGGCGGCAGAACGGATGCCCGCACCGGCCAGCACGCGCACCACCTTGTCCGCGCCATGCTTGGTGCGGGTGAAGACAAGCGCCCGCTCGGGCTTGATCTCGCGCAGCTTCAGCGTCAGCAGCGCCTGCTTTTCGCTCTGGCTGACAAAGGTCACATACTGTTCGACCCGTTCGGCGGTGGTCGATTGCGGCGCGACCTCAACCCGCACGGGGTTGTTGAGGAAACGCGCGCCCAGCTCGGCAATTGCCTTGGGCATGGTCGCCGAGAAGAAAAGGCTCTGGCGCTGCTTGGGCAGCATCGATGCGATGCGCTTCAAGGGCACGATGAAGCCCAGGTCCATCATCTGGTCGGCCTCGTCGAGCACGAAGATCTCGACATTTTCCAGCGTGATCGCGCGCTGTTCGATGAGGTCGAGCAGACGGCCGGGCGTGGCAACGAGCACATCGGTGCCAGCCTGCAGCTTGCGCTTCTGCTGGTTGATCGGCACGCCGCCGAACACGCAATTGACCGAAAGGTTCAGATAGCGCGCATAGACGCGCATGTTTTCGGCAATCTGTGCGGCCAGCTCGCGCGTCGGCGACAGGACCAGCATGCGGACGCCGCGATGGCTGCGGCCCTTGGCTTCCTTGGCCAGGTGATGCAGCGAGGGCAGCGAGAACGCGGCGGTCTTGCCAGTACCGGTCTGGGCGATGCCCAGCAGGTCGCGGCCTTCAAGCAATGCGGGGATCGCATCGCGCTGGATCGGCGTCGGGGTATCGTAACCCTTGGAATCGAGCGCGCGCAAAATGGGGTCAGCAAGACCCAGTTCGTGGAAATAGGACATAAATACTCTTCAAAAAGAGCAACGCGCGAACCTCGCCCATTTCGGGCGGCGCGCGCATTGCGGGGTTCAGAAGCCGCCGGATGGTTGTCCGGAAACTTCAGGAAAACGCCCCGCGTGAATTGGGATGTTCGAAAATCAAGCAGCGGGGTTTCAGGACCCGGCCTATCGCGTCAGCCTGCCCTTGGGGCGAGGCCGGAACGAAGTTCACGCTGCCGGTTCATAAGGGGCATTGGGAAGGATTCCCGTGCCTAGGCGCGCTGCTTGGAGCGGCATATGATGCCAAAGCGCCAGAAATGCAAGGTAAATCGCAGGAAGCCCGCGATACCGCCGCAATCAGGCGGCTTCGGGAACGTCCGCCGGACCGCCGATCAGCACATAGCGGCGGTCGCAATAGCCGCATTCGACATAGCCCTTTTCGTCGATCTGCAGCCAGACGCGCGGATGGCCGAGCGCTGCACCACCGCGAATATCGCTGGCGCCATCACAGGCGACGCGGGGGCTGTTGGTGCGAACGGTTTCAGGAGGCGTGATCATGGGGTTGCGATTATCAAAAGCTGCGGCCCCGCGCAATCGGGCTTTGCGCCACAAGATCAGGCATCGCCCAGCTTTTCCAGCACCACCCGCGCCCGGGCCGCGTCCTCGGGCAGCACCATGATTCGCGCCGGTGTCATGAAGCCCAGGCCAAGGCCCGCCATGCCGCCATCAAAGATATGCGCGTCGATGCCTTCAGCGCCCAGCGCAAGCCGCGCCATCTCCGCCTCGATGCGGTCGGCATATTCGGCAATGGCTTTCAGGCTCACGCGTGATCAGCCCTCAACATCGGTGAAATAGCGCGTGCTGGGCGTGGTCGGCAGCCCGTCGATCGACCGGGTGCGCCCGGCGGTCCTGGCGAGCCAGGCATCGGGATCGCTCTGCCGATGCGCCTTTTTGAGCGTCTCGCGCTCGCGCTGCATCTGCATCACCGGAACGCCCCAGCCGCAGCTGGTCTGCACGCTGTCGACCGTGATGTCGAAAATCTGGCGGGTGCCGGGCAGCATCGTGAAATGCGCGGCCAGCGCGTCCCATTCGGCATCCTGCGGCAGGACCGGGCGACCGCGCCCATAGATGCGCAGGATCAGCGCCGGCTGTTCGAACGCGCAAAACATGATGGTGATGCGGCCATC harbors:
- a CDS encoding DUF2007 domain-containing protein encodes the protein MSLKAIAEYADRIEAEMARLALGAEGIDAHIFDGGMAGLGLGFMTPARIMVLPEDAARARVVLEKLGDA
- a CDS encoding pyridoxamine 5'-phosphate oxidase family protein, which codes for MADFSDALDDKHRAFIARQPIFFVATAADEARINLSPKGYDAFRVLGDTRVAYLDLGGSGNETHAHLVADGRITIMFCAFEQPALILRIYGRGRPVLPQDAEWDALAAHFTMLPGTRQIFDITVDSVQTSCGWGVPVMQMQRERETLKKAHRQSDPDAWLARTAGRTRSIDGLPTTPSTRYFTDVEG
- a CDS encoding zinc-finger domain-containing protein, with the protein product MITPPETVRTNSPRVACDGASDIRGGAALGHPRVWLQIDEKGYVECGYCDRRYVLIGGPADVPEAA
- a CDS encoding cytochrome P450, which encodes MATVLKDTGADMNYDMSDSSWYVEDRWQEPFRQMRSRDPIHWTENGAFGSFWNVTSHKAIQHVEALPEIFSSSYEFGGITLADRVDDGTELVMPMFIAMDRPKHTGQRRTVAPAFTPTEMKRMSDDIRRRTAEILDGLPWDQPFDWVDKVSIELTTQMLAILFDFPWEDRRKLTEWSDWAGDIELVHSEELRQERLKHLYEMGAYFKKLWDAKINAEPTPDLISMMIHSDAMGEMDEFEFMGNLILLIVGGNDTTRNSMSGLAYGLHQFPDQREKLEQNPALIPNAVQEIIRWQTPLAHMRRTALADYDLFGKPIKKGDKIALWYISGNRDESVFEDADKIIVDRENARRHLAFGYGIHRCVGARLAELQISILLEEMAKRRMRVNVLEEPVRVRACFVHGYRSMQVSLSKY
- the msrB gene encoding peptide-methionine (R)-S-oxide reductase MsrB, whose protein sequence is MAGFSFGGASARPKGKFEITKSDAEWKKQLSADQYYVLRQEGTERPYTSPLNKEKRAGTFICAGCQLPLFSSKTKFESGTGWPSFYAPLPKAVGTSTDTLLGYPRTEVHCRRCGGHLGHVFEDGPKPTGLRYCMNGDAMLFRAGAA
- a CDS encoding DEAD/DEAH box helicase; the encoded protein is MSYFHELGLADPILRALDSKGYDTPTPIQRDAIPALLEGRDLLGIAQTGTGKTAAFSLPSLHHLAKEAKGRSHRGVRMLVLSPTRELAAQIAENMRVYARYLNLSVNCVFGGVPINQQKRKLQAGTDVLVATPGRLLDLIEQRAITLENVEIFVLDEADQMMDLGFIVPLKRIASMLPKQRQSLFFSATMPKAIAELGARFLNNPVRVEVAPQSTTAERVEQYVTFVSQSEKQALLTLKLREIKPERALVFTRTKHGADKVVRVLAGAGIRSAAIHGNKSQSQRTAALAAFKDGEIKVLIATDIAARGIDINGVSHVFNYDLPNVPEQYVHRIGRTARNGADGIAIAFVSNDERPLLKDIEKLTKVKPVPMPLPKGFTEAAAQLPPPAKAPERPAQGRGGERGGSGGRNYGPKRDGDRRRSGGGGRPGGGGGRSGGGGRPGGGGGGSRVGGVGAHKDSVKRVG